A DNA window from Candidatus Niyogibacteria bacterium CG10_big_fil_rev_8_21_14_0_10_46_36 contains the following coding sequences:
- a CDS encoding arginine--tRNA ligase produces MKSAYNIVMSLRTRIQKSIEKAAPGIDVTVEVPQRPEHGDYATNAAFLLTQKSISSKDAAQNLVQNIDSALFEKIDIAGAGFINFFLKKELLYGELETIRKEKLSYGTGEKKQKKIQVECISANPTGPITLGNGRGAFLGDTLARALKHAGFTVETEYYVNDAKASKQISDLGKTALGEESAYPYIEELYLQEHPNIKKEIEGMTAAEAGHTLAQFIQKENEKTLQDIGIHTDVFFHEQELFDKKKVRAAVDLLKKHNLDYEKDGALWLRTSAHGDTEDRVIIRNTGEPTYFLTDLAYHLNKFTDRKFNTVIDIWGADHHGYAPRLQAALRALGIRDEQFRVIITQLVRLTENGKEVRMSKRTGQFETLADFVNDIGIDAARYFFLEKSPDTHMDFDLGIAREHSAKNPVYYIQYAHARIASILNEAQSQKHPDYALLTEQKELALIKHMAQFPDVIEDAARTFQVHHIPRYAYELAHAFHDFYEEHHVIQENKELEAARAALVEGVQTVLQNTLHILGIHAPEHM; encoded by the coding sequence ATGAAATCCGCCTATAATATAGTAATGTCACTCCGCACACGCATACAAAAATCCATCGAAAAGGCAGCGCCGGGCATTGATGTTACAGTAGAGGTACCACAACGCCCGGAACATGGCGACTACGCAACCAATGCCGCTTTTCTGCTCACCCAAAAAAGCATATCCAGCAAAGACGCCGCACAAAATCTAGTGCAAAACATAGATTCCGCTCTTTTTGAGAAAATAGACATCGCAGGCGCGGGGTTTATTAATTTCTTCCTCAAAAAAGAACTGCTGTACGGCGAGCTGGAAACCATACGTAAAGAAAAGTTGTCCTACGGCACGGGAGAAAAAAAGCAGAAAAAAATACAAGTTGAATGCATTTCCGCAAACCCGACAGGGCCCATAACGCTTGGGAACGGCAGAGGAGCGTTTTTAGGAGACACGCTTGCGCGCGCATTGAAACACGCGGGCTTTACGGTAGAAACGGAGTATTATGTAAATGACGCAAAGGCAAGCAAGCAGATAAGCGACCTGGGAAAAACTGCACTCGGCGAAGAATCTGCATATCCCTACATTGAAGAGCTCTACCTGCAGGAGCACCCGAATATAAAAAAGGAGATAGAGGGAATGACTGCCGCAGAAGCGGGGCACACGCTTGCCCAATTCATACAAAAAGAGAATGAGAAAACATTACAGGATATTGGCATTCATACCGATGTCTTCTTCCATGAGCAAGAATTGTTTGATAAGAAAAAAGTTCGCGCCGCTGTAGACCTGCTCAAAAAACATAATTTGGATTACGAAAAGGACGGCGCACTATGGCTGCGCACAAGCGCACACGGAGATACCGAGGACCGCGTAATCATCCGGAACACTGGGGAGCCGACATATTTTTTGACTGATCTCGCCTATCACCTCAATAAATTCACAGATAGAAAATTTAACACAGTAATTGACATCTGGGGCGCAGACCACCACGGATACGCTCCCCGCCTGCAAGCAGCCCTCCGCGCGCTTGGCATACGCGATGAACAGTTCCGCGTCATCATCACGCAACTCGTACGGCTTACCGAAAATGGCAAGGAGGTGCGCATGTCAAAACGAACGGGGCAATTCGAAACACTTGCGGATTTTGTAAACGATATCGGCATTGATGCCGCCCGCTATTTCTTTTTGGAAAAATCCCCCGATACGCATATGGACTTTGATCTCGGTATTGCGCGGGAGCACTCTGCAAAAAATCCCGTCTATTACATCCAGTACGCGCACGCGCGCATTGCTTCAATTCTCAACGAAGCACAATCGCAAAAACATCCTGACTACGCACTGCTCACCGAACAAAAGGAATTGGCGCTCATAAAACATATGGCGCAATTCCCTGATGTTATTGAGGATGCTGCGCGCACATTCCAGGTGCATCACATCCCCCGGTACGCATATGAGCTCGCGCACGCATTCCATGATTTCTACGAAGAACATCATGTCATCCAGGAAAACAAAGAGCTTGAAGCCGCGCGTGCTGCGCTTGTAGAAGGAGTTCAGACTGTGCTGCAAAACACACTACACATTCTCGGCATTCATGCGCCTGAACATATGTAA
- a CDS encoding SsrA-binding protein, with protein sequence MTLLVQNKRASFDYEILEKFEAGMELRGFEAKSLRIGRGALAGARVIIRGEEAYIVGMDIPPYQAANTPKGHESDRTRRLLLKKSEIKYLIGKGEEKGLTIIPIRVYTKGQRVKLEIAIARGKKKGDKREKIKQRESKRKIERTLKEHM encoded by the coding sequence ATGACATTATTGGTGCAAAACAAGAGGGCATCGTTTGATTACGAGATATTAGAGAAATTTGAAGCGGGCATGGAGCTCCGCGGGTTTGAGGCAAAATCATTGCGTATCGGGCGGGGAGCGCTTGCAGGTGCGCGTGTGATTATCCGCGGGGAAGAAGCGTATATCGTCGGCATGGATATCCCGCCGTATCAGGCCGCAAATACACCGAAGGGGCATGAAAGCGACCGTACGCGCCGTCTTCTATTAAAGAAGAGTGAAATAAAATATTTGATAGGAAAAGGGGAGGAAAAAGGATTGACAATTATCCCAATTCGTGTTTATACTAAAGGCCAGCGCGTAAAGCTTGAGATAGCAATCGCACGAGGGAAGAAAAAAGGCGACAAGCGGGAAAAAATTAAACAGCGCGAATCAAAACGGAAAATTGAACGAACATTAAAAGAGCACATGTAG
- a CDS encoding phenylalanine 4-monooxygenase, whose protein sequence is MFIHQPYELYTEENHDAWRDLYKRIWNRWEKYANPAFLEGIQLLHLNPDRIPNLTDVNAFLEPLTGFQAKPVSGYVPAGIFFDCLRRREFPTTITIRDKNRLDYLPEPDIFHDVGGHVPMHTNKEFADVLVRFGECARASVQRGISSLADIENRRRYLGNIIKAMARFFWFTVEFGLMKDSGGALKAYGSGLLSSHGELEHCIVSPAVQRFPAQIEWMINQYFEIDHYQPLLFVVEGFDHLFSLVDDLEHWMRDGKLDNVAPGEPNISDSDIDSFLEAIQK, encoded by the coding sequence ATGTTTATCCATCAGCCGTACGAATTGTACACCGAAGAAAACCACGATGCTTGGCGAGATTTATATAAAAGAATATGGAATCGCTGGGAAAAGTATGCGAACCCCGCATTCTTAGAAGGTATTCAGTTGCTTCATTTAAACCCTGACCGCATTCCGAATCTTACGGATGTAAATGCATTTCTTGAGCCACTTACTGGGTTCCAGGCAAAGCCGGTGTCGGGGTATGTCCCTGCGGGTATTTTTTTTGATTGTTTGCGGAGGCGTGAATTTCCGACAACTATTACCATCCGGGATAAGAACCGGCTGGATTATCTTCCGGAGCCGGATATTTTCCACGATGTGGGCGGCCATGTTCCAATGCATACGAATAAAGAATTTGCCGATGTGCTAGTTCGCTTTGGTGAGTGCGCGCGCGCTTCGGTGCAGCGGGGCATTTCTTCTCTTGCAGATATCGAGAATCGTCGCAGATATCTTGGGAATATCATCAAAGCAATGGCCCGCTTTTTTTGGTTTACCGTTGAGTTTGGGCTCATGAAGGATAGCGGGGGTGCGCTTAAAGCATATGGGAGTGGATTACTTTCCAGTCATGGCGAGTTAGAGCATTGCATTGTATCGCCCGCAGTGCAGCGGTTCCCGGCGCAGATTGAATGGATGATAAATCAATACTTTGAGATAGATCATTACCAGCCACTATTGTTTGTTGTTGAGGGCTTTGATCATTTGTTCTCATTGGTAGACGACTTGGAGCATTGGATGCGTGATGGCAAGTTGGACAATGTTGCTCCGGGAGAGCCGAATATTTCCGATTCCGATATCGATAGCTTTTTGGAAGCTATCCAAAAATAA